The Populus trichocarpa isolate Nisqually-1 chromosome 18, P.trichocarpa_v4.1, whole genome shotgun sequence genomic interval ActaagaagatgatgaagaggcCAGCCTGCtgtgaatttgttttgaatgattatgggtctttctttttctgtaaGGATAATGGCAGAGCCAATACTTGTCTCTGTGTTGCTCCTCTgcctttctctccttctctgtataatccctgttttttttttcttcgtctgTGTGTCTCCTGTTTCGTCCCCTGCCCcctgtttctttgttttttttctttcttccttcccCTGTGTTATTCGTCTTCCACTCgtcctcttgttttttttttttgtttcggttCGTGATTTGCCCCCTGCTTCTCCCGCTCGTCCCCTTTTCTGAggcctttctctggcttttatagagCCAGAGAAGGTCTGGTGTTCCTGCCTCCAGAAATGGTGGGCATCGTGGAGGCGAGAGATCATGGCCGCATCGTGGGTATAGTGGCCATGATCTGCTGGATTTTCCCCTGTTGAGCCGGTCTTTGGCAGACAGATGATGAACAGTAGGATCCAAAACGGCGTCATTTGGCATGGAAAATGACAAATTGTAGTTTGGCCtctatgttttgaaatgtaTCAATTGGGTCCcttaatcaataaatttaattgtaccccttggattaatttcaattaaatccctgaatttatttaattaattaaatcaaattttaattaagtccGCAAACTTATTAAAtctcctgatttcattaattaaactaatccaaattttaattaaaattccacacttattaattcttcaatttttgacCAATTTACTATCAAATCTGATAATTTCATCTTTGAACttcaaatttatgttgttttaacctcattttcaaatatatttttatccatttatttttattatttattcaaaaattgagttatgacagtatatttcaattaaaaagttatttaaaaaagttaattatattttaatatattttatattaaacaaattttaatataattatataactaatttagttattttttatataatataatcataTCCTTTCAACTATacatgtcattttatttatttttagcttttctatGTAGAAGTGTATAAATAGCATTTCAAAACAAGAATTCACATTTTAGTTATTCATATAACTTATGTGTTGGAattgttaaaactaaaataaaaggtaaaagttcagtttttttcattttggctaTCCTTTTaactatagttattaaacccgaacCAGCCGGCGGGTCGACCTGGGACCCAGTTGTCCCGGGGGTTGGACTGGTCCGAGTTTGTCAAAAGACCAGCCGGTGCACTGACCCGGCCAAACCCGGTCGACCTGGCGGGTCAACCGTGACCAGGGTGAGaccctgtgtttttttttttctctttcaaatgtggaatttgaaacccatcagtatatatactctatgtttccaagaaaaaagttatgttttttcaatatgggatagaaaatctttttgtttaaatacttcaacttaaaagaataacatagtatccttttaatgtgagatttgaaacctatcattagtatatatactttatgtttccaagaaaaaagttatttttttcaatgtgggatttgaaacccattagtatatatactctatgttcccaataaaaaagttatgtttttttaatgtgagatgaaaaacttttttggtttaaatacctcaacttaaaagcttaacataatatctttttaatgtgggacaaaaaactttttaaaatattcttttaaacttcattatttacaatatgtatagcctatatttatatggattttttcttataaaatatttaaactttaattttatttttattttttccgggttgattcaggttaacccgagttgacccgggttaactcaTGAAACGCGGGACCCaaccccttggccgggtcaaccctcgagccaggtttaataactatgcttttAACTGATGCGTTGGAGATGCTCTAATGACAAAAAAGCACCagccacaaaaaaatattttaaaaatattacttttttaacaAAGATGTAATtgagaataataattttaacaaagaTATAATtgagaataataattttaacaaaaataaaaattttcattaaaataattaaatcataaattaatcttAACTCTTAGTCCAAACTAGTATCAAATacaaattctaaataatatattaattataaatctaaaaaacaaaccttaatCACTAACCCTAAAATCAAATGCTAATGAATAACCATAAAAACAAGCCCTAACTAAATGtaataaaatcttttgtttttttgtctttttttatcttttgatttgtttgatttatttagggtttattatcatttcaatctttgaagataaaattcaatcaaaaccccacactaaataataaaattaaaaaaaaagataaaagaaaacccaaaaaaccaaaagattttattatatttagttaagatttgtttttaaagttattgattattgtttctTCTTTAGATTAGTGATTAATGttcaaagtttgtttttttgattCAGAATTATGGTTTAAAGTTGGGATATTATGTAGGGTTTGTATTTGAGATTAGTTTAGGGTTAAAGTTACTGTTAGTTTgccgtttctttttttttaaagtcatctttattaaaattatactattttctaaatattttttttaacttagagatactatgttaattttcaaaaaaaaaaaaatctatcctCCTCCCTTACAAAAAATTTTCCAAGTCTTTTGGGCTTCAATAATAGCATCTCTAGAGGTGGGTGCGACTCAAACACGACTACAAAAATCGTTCGAGCGACTATGGCCCATCTATCTATCCCAGTTTCAGAAACCACAACTGTTACCAAAATCCAGTCAACTGAGGCTCCCCCCATTCTTAAATAACCAATTTACCAGCTTTCTCTTTCAGagcctttaaattttttctgcCCATTTAGCATTTCCCTCCGACACTTGCTTGAGCTAGCATGAAGGggaatatatcaattttcttacgTTAGCAATGTCAAATTTACATGATCACCGATGCAATAATGGCAAGTACCAGATGCCATTGGAGGGAAATGCTACAAAATTAACATTACAAGTTCGGAGTGAACCTCCTAATCTGATTCCACTGAAAGTAACTCGGAAGtgtaaaataaacaagaaagaaaactgTTAGGGTACAGGGACCATCGAGAAAAGAATTCACCTCCATTTATCTCTGAGATCCTTCTTCTCGGACAGAACCCATGTCACAAAGATTGCCGCGATAAGTACGAAAATGGTTATGAGCAGCAGAGCATAGCTAAAATCCTCTGTAAGAGAATCATAGGTCCTTGAGGGTGCAAGGCGAGTGAAGAAGAGATCCACACCATATGTAAAGACAAGGGTGGCTGACTCCAGCTTGGCAGGCACTGTCACTATGCCTCGGAGCCCCTCCACTTTAAGGGCATGTGTAACATATGACTGCAAGAAATAAGAATCAGATCAGTTTGTGAACGAACTAcattaaaaacaatgaaatcatcaaataaaagcaTGCAGTTGTAAAGTAAGAAACAGCTCCATAATGAGACGAACACGAGTTTCCTGATTCAGCTTGATTTCTGATCTTCTATCATGGGCTGAACTCATGTATCAAGTTAGCTACTGTTTTTGTGTGTGTGCGTGCCATTGGTCACCAAATCAAAatcttcaaggaaaaaaaaaccattttgggTAGAAGATAGCAGGAGGATAACAAGACAGGATCCAACAATGGATCACTCCAAGctctagataaaaatatatcattttttttttgtgtacaGACATGATCACTTCCAGGGAAGGTAGATCAAGCAGAAAGCTGACAGTGTTCTCTcgaggaaattaaaaattaaactgtgAGACAAAGACCGGAGGGgtaaaggaagagaagaagatatAAGGCAACTCACTTGAGGAATGATAGGCAATGAATCTGTAAGAGGTAAAATTCCTTCTTCCTTCTCTGATTGTGTGGGGTTAACTGACCGACGAGGGTCAAAGAAACGCTTATCCATTGCCAATACCTGTACAGTATTAAATaacagtaaataaaaataattgaaacacAAATGTTGTCACAAAACAAAGAGGAAACAACAATGGAACCTCCATTTCTAAACAGATTGTAACCAACCTGATCACCAATTGTCCCAATAAGAAGATGCTTCGAAGTGATACCCTTAGCAGTTGACGTAACTGTTATCGCTTTGACAGAATGGGTGAAATAGTAAGATTGTGACTTTGTTGTGACCTCTGGTCGTGAATATGAAGACATAGGTGAAGTGAGATTGTGCTTTCCAAGAACAAGCTTCCAAACATCTTTGTTGTCCTGAATTTCAATTTGCAAAAGTAAACCTGTttagaataagaagaaaaaacaatattgcatAGATTGTAAAGAATGATTACTTACTGCCCGAGACTGGTCATAAATTTCAATAACTGTCATCTCATATCTGTGTGCTCTGAGATTGAAGTAGTGGTAGACAATCCAATTTTCACTAAAAACCtgcaaaaaatgaaaacaaataaggtAATGCGTATCATTTAAAACATGAAGAGTGGAAGGCAAAACCTACTGCATGGACAGGACCCTGCGAGCCATGATGATTCATTCGATGCAATATACGACCAGTAACAGTATCAACAACATAGACGACCAAATGTGATTCTTCTGGTGTGGCTGATCCAATATCTCCACTGGCTTTAGGTGAGACAGTGGCCACAAAAAgcaaattttttgatatatatttgtaCATCACATCTTGATCAGCAACAACTTTTGCTTGTGTATGAACTGCCTGGAGACAAATGCAGAAGGCTCTCAATTAAACATATGGGATAGTGTTAGCAGACCAAGATATCCTATTGAAGTTGTGTCTGAAGTTTCAAATGGAACCTTCAGTACAACAAAATTGAATGGTAGAAATTGAGGTTCTGataaagaaacaagaacaaatGGTCTCTACAGAAACTGTGATTTTTAGACCCTAAAAACGTATCAAGGTTGCCTGAAAAACACAGCTTCTAATTCAAAGCCTGAGAAAACCTTTTCGTTAACATAATCCCAACATTTTGTCCGAGGTTAAATGAAGATCCATTATAATAACTAGGTTATTTAGCCAAGAATTCCATATCCTCATAGAACAACTCTAATGCAATATTTGGAAATGATGCTTGCTTGTCTCATTTAAAAGGTTTTCTGTAATCCCAATCAACCTGAAAGTTAAAGACTAACCAGCAAAAGCTGTTAATAAATCGTAAAGTGAATAAATCTTTGAAGACAAAGAAATGgtaatcataaaaaattgacCAAAAACTAAACACTACCTCATTTGAATTTCTTGTTATGGTTGTAATGATCTTTTCGGATTCTGAGGGGAATACAATGGACCATACTTCTCTGGTACCAAAACAATAGTTGTTTGCAACTTCACCATCACAATTGCTCTTCAATCCATGTCCCTTAATAACACCATTATCAGCTTCTACCGAGTACCAATAAATGTTTGAAAACTCAAGTTGAAAAATGGCAACAGCCTCAGGTGCTCTTGGGTACAAATGTGCCTGTCCACTTGTATCTATTAGTAGATGCAGACGTTGTTCTGTTGAATCTGTGAACGGGAGTGGAATGACTTGTGCAACAGAATGATCAAGACCAAAGGACTTCAGCTCCTTCCCTGTGTATGTATCAACAAAGGAAAATATTCCTGGTGCATCAGAACTTGGTTTGCACCTGCCAACTACCAGAACAGATGGATTTTCATTCATAGCATGATGATGAGGAACCTGCCACTGATATACATTAATCCCAGTTGGATTTTCACATGCTTCTGATTGCCGTAGAGAGTTCAATAAGACAGACCAGACAATTCGTCCATCTCCAGTGTGCAAGGCAAAAAGTTTCCCAGATTTAGTGAGAACAATGAGCAGCTTTCGGAATCCATTATGGTCCCTGGTCATTTTACTTTTCTCAGAGCTTCTCAACCTCATGCCTTGTATGGCTGCTACATCCTCAGCACTTGCAAGCATCAATGTACCCTTAACCTTCAGCATGTGTCCCTTGGAACAACAAAATATCATGTGTCAAAATCACAGTCTGAAGAAGTCAATGAGatgaattttcaaacaaaatatcatgtgTCAAGATCACACAGTCTGTGAAGAAGTCTATGAGATGAATCTTCAAACAAAGGAGTGAATATGATAGCAAACAATGATTGCCTATGCAACCAGAACAAAAGCAATCTAACAATAATTCAGATCCCTCACTCTACTACTAAATAAAGAAGTTTAAAAATGATGGAGActgagggaggagaaaaaagtaaggaatttcaattaatataacCAGAATCTATTTCAAGCCTTGAAAGAGTGATTTTTGGCAATATTCATCTTCAGTAAGCCAGTTAAACTTGTGAGAAATAATCAGATCATACTTTAAGCCATTCGAAGAGGTTCTGCTCCACTTTGGCCACAGATACACCTTTCTTTTCTACAGGAAGTTCTGACGTTGTAACTCCTATTATTGATGCAAGGCCATCCTCCCTACTCCAGACAATCGCACCTTGTTGTAACAGCAACAATGAATGATCTTCCATCACAATCAAAGCCCTAAATCCATGAGACTTATCAGTCCTGACATAATTGTTCATGAAAACCTTATGGACAAATCCTCTTTGCTGGTTCAGCTTGATTCTCTCTTTTAGCAAATCACTATTCCAGTCATGACCTTGCTTCACATTGAGGTGAATGTCATTGTCTCCATGCTGAACCAATGCAAATGCTTGTCGGTCCTCTGAGAATGAAAGAGCATCACTAATAACTGTTGCATGATTGATTTTGTCAACCACCTCCAACTGACCTTCACTTGACACACTAATAAATGTTGTAGCTGTATTGGTTTTCACAGCAAACAAACCAGTAAGTTTTGAAGGTAATATCACTGCCATCCCTGAGAAATCCTTGACTAGATCTGATACATATGTTTTCTGAAAGCTGATTTCTCCATTCTGAAAACTTATTGTTAACAAAGTTGACCTTGCAGCATCCAGCACCACAAGTTTGGCTTTTGAAACTAAAGAAACTTCCCCTGAAAAGCCACCATCAAAGGCTGCACTGTCATGCTTTAGGAGTTCTCCATTCTTAGCATTGATTTGGTATACATCAAACAGTGAAAAACCAACAAATCCCACCACATATATTGTATTGCTGTCATGGTGCTGAATTACTTCCTGAACCTCAAAACTGCAACCAAGGGGATCACAATAGCATCAATTGCATGGTGTGGGTTAGATTGAGAAAACAACATGTGGAACTTAAAACATCAAATTGGACAGACCTTTCAGCAGGAAAATCCACCTTCCAAACAATTTCACCATGCATGCTTGAAATAGCATGGAGACTTCCTTTACCAAAAACAAGGATTGTGTTGTCCTTGTCAACTTTCGTGCTTGTCTGCAGATCAGAAACTTCATTAACAACAGATTCTTTTGAAAATCCTGAAATGCATAACATATGAGGGCAGGTTTGCAAGAATGATAGGAGATTAGGGAAGATATTGTGTTATGAATTGCGACTACAACATAGCACAAGATAACACTTCAATTGAGGAACTAAACTATGATCCATTGGATGGCATTTTCTGATTTCACAATGACCCGAGATATATGAAGATAAGaggaataaaaaagattatattttgCATGAAGACAGCACAGATTTCTTAATTAACTATTGAATTAGAAACCATAGCAGCACAGGAGAGAGTATAGAAGATTAAGTTagacaataaaataatgttcattaaaagcttaaaaaaatataacatgttaTCACTAACCGAAACGAACAAGAATGACTTTGAGTCGCTTGGTCCCTGAAGAAAAGATTCCCACCACATCTGCCCATCAGGAAGGTTCCATGCTCTTAGAATGCTTCCTTCTGATGAAAGGGTAATAAGATCTGAAAGATTGATATAGAAGATTAGTAAAACAACATAACTGCAATAACTGAATTTCATGCCTTGTAGCAGAAAACCAAATAGCAAAAGTATctacatgaaataaaaataaaaggagcaaCGCTCAATATATGACACAACCACAAAGTGGTTTTTCAATACATTATAAATTAGGTGGATAATACAAATCACTGTTACGTATAcccattgtttttgtttctctcaaGTCCTTTACTCAACATAAAAATTGAAGCAGTCTTAACAATTCTTTCCTTTAGTAAGACACACACGATGACAATGCGGAGTGCTGAAAGCAACCTCACATAGTATTTAGGGGGGGAAAAAGATGCTAAATGTTTgctgaaaaacataaacaagcaAACCTACTAATAAATCGACAAAAACATGTAATGGAAATATCACTTCCACAGCAGCAAGAACAAATACCACATAACAGCAGTAAGATAATTACATTTTCCCATGGCAATATCGATTCCATCAATAGCATCATTGGTCCCAAGAACATGCCTCCAAACTGCACAAAACAAATCCCTTCAAATAACAAATAggaaacaaagtaaaaaaaaaaccacttctGCAGTGaaatttaacatgaaagacTGAATggtaaaatccattaaaaacaCTTACAAATCTCGCCGTGACGGAGATCAAGAGAAGCAATAACATTCTCTTCAGTAGAAACAAGAACACGCTTTCGACCagttttttgtgtttggaaCACTGCGTGCTTCACTTTCCCTATGTACTTTTGATGCCTAAACACAATTCAATCAAACTGAATActgattcaaaaaaa includes:
- the LOC7462934 gene encoding uncharacterized protein LOC7462934 — encoded protein: MAMAIRSLLIFLCILSITVPTFSLYEDQAGLMDWHQKYIGKVKHAVFQTQKTGRKRVLVSTEENVIASLDLRHGEIFWRHVLGTNDAIDGIDIAMGKYLITLSSEGSILRAWNLPDGQMWWESFLQGPSDSKSFLFVSTSTKVDKDNTILVFGKGSLHAISSMHGEIVWKVDFPAESFEVQEVIQHHDSNTIYVVGFVGFSLFDVYQINAKNGELLKHDSAAFDGGFSGEVSLVSKAKLVVLDAARSTLLTISFQNGEISFQKTYVSDLVKDFSGMAVILPSKLTGLFAVKTNTATTFISVSSEGQLEVVDKINHATVISDALSFSEDRQAFALVQHGDNDIHLNVKQGHDWNSDLLKERIKLNQQRGFVHKVFMNNYVRTDKSHGFRALIVMEDHSLLLLQQGAIVWSREDGLASIIGVTTSELPVEKKGVSVAKVEQNLFEWLKGHMLKVKGTLMLASAEDVAAIQGMRLRSSEKSKMTRDHNGFRKLLIVLTKSGKLFALHTGDGRIVWSVLLNSLRQSEACENPTGINVYQWQVPHHHAMNENPSVLVVGRCKPSSDAPGIFSFVDTYTGKELKSFGLDHSVAQVIPLPFTDSTEQRLHLLIDTSGQAHLYPRAPEAVAIFQLEFSNIYWYSVEADNGVIKGHGLKSNCDGEVANNYCFGTREVWSIVFPSESEKIITTITRNSNEAVHTQAKVVADQDVMYKYISKNLLFVATVSPKASGDIGSATPEESHLVVYVVDTVTGRILHRMNHHGSQGPVHAVFSENWIVYHYFNLRAHRYEMTVIEIYDQSRADNKDVWKLVLGKHNLTSPMSSYSRPEVTTKSQSYYFTHSVKAITVTSTAKGITSKHLLIGTIGDQVLAMDKRFFDPRRSVNPTQSEKEEGILPLTDSLPIIPQSYVTHALKVEGLRGIVTVPAKLESATLVFTYGVDLFFTRLAPSRTYDSLTEDFSYALLLITIFVLIAAIFVTWVLSEKKDLRDKWR